From Methanosarcina lacustris Z-7289, one genomic window encodes:
- a CDS encoding ISH3 family transposase, giving the protein MNQKNDSIESLATASLMTVASELFSNHHIITLPKGAKYTFQTIIMTLLHAATSVNNSLESASNDLKLKSFLTKIPSADTIFNYINCNNVEYILSSFRAMNRDIFKSMNIKGKVHDIAIDFHNIPFYGDENTPLISGIKPKNGSAWGYSYCTLDIIGDVKLTLDVIAINGFNKNYFDLITFLFERLEKMQIKVGTVYLDKEFCNDDTISALTKLNINFVIAAKRNPKIMGILDNFKKENGPASTVFEYNFNKNGTYFNLVATHDDEKGYILFATNKDVKSIEIFEKSIPEEYRKRWNIETGYRVKNNFKIRTCTKSPIARTLFFVIQCTLHNILNMLKSVLEITAYELKSLINEDIIKVIRYGLKSLYIIPFKLFLNYLNMYNKTRKRDLRNQLLRI; this is encoded by the coding sequence ATGAATCAAAAAAACGATTCCATTGAGTCCTTAGCTACAGCCAGTTTGATGACTGTGGCATCTGAACTGTTTAGCAATCATCATATAATTACTTTACCAAAGGGTGCAAAATACACTTTCCAAACTATTATTATGACATTACTACATGCTGCAACATCTGTTAATAACTCACTTGAATCTGCAAGCAATGATCTTAAGCTTAAAAGTTTTCTCACAAAAATTCCGTCAGCCGATACTATTTTTAATTACATAAATTGCAATAATGTTGAATATATACTTTCTTCATTTAGAGCCATGAATCGGGATATATTCAAAAGTATGAATATAAAAGGTAAAGTTCATGACATAGCAATTGATTTTCATAACATTCCCTTTTATGGTGATGAAAACACTCCCTTGATATCTGGTATAAAACCTAAAAATGGAAGCGCTTGGGGCTATTCATATTGTACGTTGGACATCATTGGGGATGTTAAACTTACACTTGATGTAATTGCAATTAATGGTTTTAATAAGAATTATTTTGATCTTATTACATTTTTGTTTGAACGGCTTGAAAAAATGCAGATAAAAGTTGGTACAGTATATTTAGATAAGGAATTTTGTAATGATGATACAATTTCTGCTTTGACCAAACTAAATATAAACTTTGTAATTGCAGCTAAACGCAATCCAAAAATAATGGGCATACTTGATAATTTTAAAAAAGAAAATGGACCTGCATCAACTGTTTTTGAATATAATTTCAATAAAAATGGAACATATTTCAATCTCGTTGCAACACATGATGACGAAAAAGGATACATCCTATTTGCCACAAACAAGGATGTAAAATCGATTGAAATATTTGAAAAGTCAATTCCTGAAGAGTACAGAAAAAGATGGAACATTGAGACCGGATATAGAGTAAAAAACAATTTCAAGATACGAACATGTACAAAATCACCTATAGCAAGAACGTTATTCTTTGTTATTCAATGTACATTGCATAACATTTTGAATATGTTGAAATCCGTTTTGGAAATTACGGCATATGAACTAAAATCTTTGATCAACGAAGATATAATCAAGGTTATAAGATACGGATTGAAATCACTTTACATAATTCCGTTTAAATTGTTTTTGAATTATTTGAACATGTATAATAAAACAAGAAAAAGGGATTTACGCAATCAGTTACTAAGAATATAA
- a CDS encoding CxxC-x17-CxxC domain-containing protein codes for MAFNDRNFRGNSNSNFGAPREMHKTKCSDCGVETEVPFKPDPERPVYCRDCLPNHRTPRENSRY; via the coding sequence ATGGCTTTTAATGACAGAAACTTCAGAGGAAATTCTAATTCTAATTTCGGCGCTCCCAGAGAAATGCACAAAACAAAATGTTCAGATTGTGGTGTTGAAACTGAAGTGCCTTTCAAACCTGACCCAGAAAGACCTGTTTACTGCAGGGACTGTCTTCCTAACCACAGGACACCCAGAGAAAACAGCAGATACTAA
- a CDS encoding RNA-guided endonuclease InsQ/TnpB family protein — protein MALVTRTEQIQFKSNSVSGLAHASKNLFNSANYIIRQRFFENDKLYQETGEKGEGIWYKQLYSMLKNTEQYRALPAQTAQQVHKLLEKSWKSFLKALKVYAKSPELFLGRPKSPKYKHKDGEHILVFTNQQCKIANGILKFPKTVNLELKTRLVDVDLREVRVIPNANKYTCEIVYDKTVSDNEINSSWVLGIDPGVRNIATIANNFGANPIVFKGNTANNINHFYNMKKAILQHVYDLAKIKWGSKLAKLDFKRNNMIKDYFHKLSRGIVNYTIENNVKSIIIGKNGNWKQDVNMGRKNNQKFVQLPLAKLIEMIEMIQSKAQEVNIEVILQEESHTSKCSFLENDPV, from the coding sequence ATGGCACTTGTGACTAGAACTGAACAAATCCAATTTAAATCAAATAGTGTTTCAGGTCTAGCTCACGCCTCTAAAAACCTGTTTAATAGTGCAAACTACATAATACGACAAAGATTCTTCGAAAATGATAAGCTTTATCAGGAAACTGGTGAAAAAGGTGAAGGTATTTGGTATAAACAGCTTTACTCAATGCTAAAAAACACAGAACAATACAGAGCATTGCCAGCACAAACTGCTCAACAGGTACATAAACTACTGGAAAAAAGCTGGAAATCGTTCTTAAAAGCATTAAAGGTATACGCAAAATCTCCTGAATTGTTTTTGGGACGACCTAAATCGCCCAAATACAAACACAAAGATGGGGAACACATCCTGGTATTCACAAATCAGCAATGTAAAATCGCTAATGGGATACTCAAATTCCCAAAAACGGTAAACCTGGAATTGAAAACCAGATTAGTTGATGTAGACCTCAGAGAAGTACGGGTAATCCCAAACGCAAATAAGTATACGTGTGAAATCGTGTACGACAAAACGGTTTCTGATAATGAAATAAATTCCAGTTGGGTTTTAGGAATTGATCCTGGTGTTCGCAATATTGCAACTATCGCAAACAACTTTGGTGCAAACCCAATTGTTTTTAAGGGTAATACTGCAAACAACATTAATCATTTCTATAACATGAAAAAAGCCATACTTCAACATGTATACGATCTGGCTAAAATTAAATGGGGTAGTAAATTAGCAAAACTCGACTTCAAACGAAATAATATGATAAAGGATTATTTCCACAAACTTAGCCGTGGAATCGTTAATTACACCATCGAAAACAATGTCAAATCAATCATAATTGGCAAAAACGGAAACTGGAAGCAAGACGTTAATATGGGACGAAAAAACAACCAGAAGTTCGTTCAGCTCCCACTGGCTAAATTGATTGAAATGATTGAAATGATCCAGTCTAAAGCTCAGGAAGTCAACATAGAAGTTATACTTCAAGAAGAGAGTCATACATCAAAATGTAGTTTCCTTGAAAATGATCCAGTCTAA
- a CDS encoding zinc ribbon domain-containing protein — MIQSKAQEVNIEVILQEESHTSKCSFLDNEPVEHKAKYVGRRVKIGLFKSATGIIINADVNGALNIIRKATPKAFADGVEGVGLHPKRCLITSFEDT, encoded by the coding sequence ATGATCCAGTCTAAAGCTCAGGAAGTCAACATAGAAGTTATACTTCAAGAAGAGAGTCATACATCAAAATGTAGTTTCCTTGATAACGAACCTGTAGAACACAAAGCTAAATACGTAGGCAGAAGGGTCAAAATAGGTCTATTCAAATCCGCAACTGGAATAATTATCAACGCCGACGTCAACGGAGCTCTGAACATCATCAGAAAAGCAACTCCAAAAGCATTTGCAGATGGAGTGGAGGGTGTAGGGTTACACCCAAAGAGATGTTTGATAACATCTTTTGAAGATACTTGA
- a CDS encoding CxxC-x17-CxxC domain-containing protein, whose amino-acid sequence MAFNDRGSRGRDSGSFGAPREMHKTKCSDCGVETEVPFKPDPERPVYCRECLPKHRKPREDRY is encoded by the coding sequence ATGGCCTTTAATGACAGAGGAAGCCGGGGAAGAGACAGCGGAAGCTTTGGAGCTCCCAGGGAAATGCACAAGACAAAATGTTCTGATTGTGGTGTTGAAACCGAAGTACCTTTCAAACCTGATCCGGAAAGACCGGTTTACTGCAGAGAATGCCTTCCTAAGCACAGAAAACCCAGAGAAGACAGATACTAA
- a CDS encoding CxxC-x17-CxxC domain-containing protein has protein sequence MAFNDRNFSGNSNSNFGAPREMHKTTCSDCKAETEVPFKPDPERPVYCRDCLPNHRTPRENNRY, from the coding sequence ATGGCTTTTAATGACAGAAACTTCAGTGGAAATTCTAATTCTAATTTCGGCGCTCCCAGAGAAATGCACAAGACAACCTGTTCAGACTGTAAAGCTGAGACAGAAGTACCTTTCAAACCTGACCCGGAAAGACCGGTTTACTGCAGGGACTGTCTTCCTAACCACAGGACACCCAGAGAAAACAACAGATACTAA
- a CDS encoding NAD(P)-dependent alcohol dehydrogenase, translating into MKGFAMLEIGKVGWIDTERPSAGPYDAIVRPLAVAPCTSDIHTVWEGALGDRKNMVLGHEAVGVIEEIGSEVKDFKPGDKVIVPAITPDWRSMEAQDGMPMHSNGMLSGWKFSNFKSGVFAEFFHVNDADMNLALLPKGMPLEQAVMLSDMATTGIQGAEMANIKTGSTVAVIGIGPVGLMAVAGASILGAGRLIAIGSRKVCVDLALEYGASEIVDYRKGGLVEQVLEKTKGKGVDSVIIAGGDKNTISDAVKIVKPGGTVSNVNYYGTGDTLPIPRIEWGSGMSHKDIRGGLTTGGRLRMERMADLCTYGRIKPEKMVTHVFEGFDKMEEALILMKEKPRDLIKPVVLLDE; encoded by the coding sequence ATGAAAGGATTTGCAATGCTTGAAATTGGGAAAGTAGGCTGGATTGATACTGAAAGACCTTCAGCAGGCCCATATGATGCAATCGTGAGGCCTCTTGCGGTCGCGCCGTGTACATCAGATATTCATACTGTCTGGGAAGGTGCGCTTGGAGACCGCAAAAACATGGTTTTAGGACACGAAGCTGTAGGTGTTATAGAAGAAATCGGATCAGAGGTCAAAGACTTCAAACCAGGCGATAAAGTAATTGTTCCTGCAATTACACCTGACTGGCGATCCATGGAGGCACAGGATGGAATGCCTATGCACTCAAATGGAATGCTTTCTGGCTGGAAGTTTTCAAACTTCAAAAGTGGAGTCTTTGCAGAATTTTTCCATGTAAATGATGCAGATATGAATTTAGCTCTACTTCCAAAAGGAATGCCCCTCGAACAGGCTGTCATGCTCTCAGATATGGCAACTACTGGAATACAGGGTGCAGAAATGGCAAATATTAAAACGGGCTCTACGGTTGCAGTCATAGGAATTGGTCCTGTTGGTCTGATGGCAGTGGCAGGTGCATCTATTCTTGGTGCAGGCAGGCTCATTGCAATAGGAAGTCGGAAAGTCTGTGTTGATCTTGCTCTGGAATACGGAGCATCTGAAATTGTTGATTACAGAAAAGGTGGACTTGTTGAACAGGTTCTTGAAAAGACGAAGGGAAAAGGTGTGGACTCTGTAATCATAGCAGGAGGAGACAAAAACACAATATCGGATGCAGTCAAAATTGTAAAACCTGGGGGCACGGTATCAAACGTCAACTACTATGGAACCGGAGACACACTTCCTATTCCGCGTATTGAATGGGGGTCGGGTATGTCTCACAAAGACATACGTGGTGGCCTGACAACCGGAGGTCGCCTGAGAATGGAAAGAATGGCAGACCTATGTACCTATGGAAGAATAAAACCAGAAAAAATGGTCACCCACGTATTCGAAGGATTTGACAAAATGGAAGAGGCTCTCATACTCATGAAAGAAAAACCAAGAGATCTTATCAAACCTGTTGTTCTTCTGGATGAATAA
- a CDS encoding CxxC-x17-CxxC domain-containing protein — MAFNDRNFRGNSNSNFGAPREMHKTTCSDCKAETEVPFKPDPERPVYCRDCLPNHRTPRENNRY, encoded by the coding sequence ATGGCTTTTAATGACAGAAACTTCAGAGGAAATTCTAATTCTAATTTCGGCGCTCCCAGAGAAATGCACAAGACAACCTGTTCAGACTGTAAAGCTGAGACCGAAGTACCTTTCAAACCTGACCCGGAAAGACCGGTTTACTGCAGGGATTGTCTTCCTAACCACAGGACACCCAGAGAAAACAACAGATATTAA
- a CDS encoding RNA-guided endonuclease TnpB family protein codes for MKRGNIYRIYPNKEQKALMEKHFGSCRFVYNKLLEIKSLMYKKFRISLSEFELNNHLLVLKETYPWLKEVNAGALQQASRNLNSAFNHFFKDGFGYPQRKLKKDNHFSFQLPQHYELNTTISQILLPKLGWIKVKMHREISKGTLRTLTVSRTPTGKYYISILTDDGEKLPEKQEFSHDTMVGIDVGINTYAALSTGEKIDNPRFLKASLQRLKFLQREVSRKVIGSKNRKKASKKLALINEKIANQRHDFQHKVSNRLISENQAIAVETLNIEGMKKNHKLAQAVSDSAWYSFVLKLTYKAQWVGKTIIKIGMFEPSSKNCNVCGYHNSELTLYVREWQCPECGTLHDRDINAAINIKKIAVGTTV; via the coding sequence ATGAAACGAGGCAACATATACCGAATATACCCTAATAAGGAGCAAAAAGCTCTTATGGAAAAACACTTCGGTAGCTGTCGTTTTGTCTATAATAAACTTCTTGAAATTAAATCGTTAATGTATAAAAAATTCAGAATAAGTCTATCAGAATTTGAACTTAATAATCACCTCTTAGTTTTGAAAGAAACGTATCCGTGGTTGAAAGAAGTTAATGCAGGAGCATTGCAACAAGCAAGTAGAAACCTTAATTCTGCTTTCAACCATTTTTTCAAAGATGGATTTGGGTATCCTCAAAGAAAGTTGAAAAAGGATAATCATTTCTCTTTCCAGCTTCCTCAACACTATGAACTTAATACAACCATTTCTCAAATTTTGTTACCAAAGTTAGGTTGGATCAAAGTTAAGATGCATAGGGAAATAAGCAAAGGAACTCTTAGGACATTAACTGTTTCCAGAACTCCAACAGGAAAATACTACATTAGTATCTTAACCGATGATGGAGAAAAACTTCCAGAAAAACAAGAATTTTCTCATGATACAATGGTAGGAATAGATGTGGGAATTAACACCTATGCCGCACTTTCTACCGGGGAAAAAATAGATAACCCTAGATTCTTGAAAGCTTCTTTGCAGAGGTTGAAATTCTTACAAAGGGAAGTATCAAGAAAAGTTATAGGATCAAAAAACCGGAAAAAAGCCTCAAAGAAATTGGCATTAATCAATGAGAAAATTGCTAATCAGAGACATGATTTCCAACATAAAGTTTCAAATCGGTTAATCAGCGAAAACCAAGCAATAGCCGTAGAAACTCTCAATATTGAAGGAATGAAAAAGAACCACAAATTAGCGCAAGCAGTAAGCGATTCAGCATGGTACTCTTTCGTACTGAAATTAACATACAAAGCTCAATGGGTAGGAAAAACAATAATAAAGATAGGAATGTTTGAACCTTCCTCTAAGAATTGTAATGTTTGTGGTTATCATAATTCCGAATTAACTTTATATGTTAGAGAGTGGCAATGTCCTGAATGTGGAACTTTGCATGATAGAGACATTAATGCCGCTATCAATATTAAGAAAATTGCTGTAGGGACTACAGTTTGA